A single window of Granulicella mallensis MP5ACTX8 DNA harbors:
- a CDS encoding alpha/beta hydrolase family protein, producing MNRRIALVAAATMIAAGYATAQTALPYQKPPAAIEQLLESAPTPQVQLSPDRKTLLIEQPATFPTIADVAQPRYRLAGIRFNPLSNGPSVERYDVSLKLQSLDAAAAKTIAGLPAKLKAVDAIWAPDSKHAAFVAHATAPAKGLNLWVIDVATASAHRVGTIKLNAVLGTPCAWMPDSASLLCKTVSATRGAAPKVSDIPTGPDIEESLGKVSPAPTYEDMLKTTTDEAIFEYYASADLTVVSLSGTARTLPAKGLIERATPSPDGHYALVAIVHRPFSYTFPYERFPQITEILPLKPGRVKVLLDRPAVDNLPISRDAVEPGPRDYQWRADAPATVVWVEAANNGLPLPKDAKVADTLYTLPAPFDGKATVLYEAPLRLSRGGGFGGAHGLEWGNDHLALVTMSRFSDRKQLTVAIDPSSPGKTVTIYAGSSQDRYHQPGSPVTELNAGGHPVLKLTRDGQGVYFISPGASPKGDQPFIAIMPLTGDAAGKEKILFRSADPYYDEPIGLLSDDKVLIRRESQTQSPNYFVAAFDGSAPAQLTHFPGRYDGIKMPTRQFLKYKRADGVDLTATLWLPYGYDKSQGPLPTLMEAYPAEFTSRATASQVSGSPNRYPVFGGGSHVYMVQDGYAILDSATIPIIGEGGKEPNDTYVEQLVDGAKAAIDEGVKLSVVDPNRVAVMGHSYGAFMTANLLAHSNLFRAGIAESGAYNRSLTPYGFQNEERTYWQAPDLYNKMSPFSYADKIKTPILLFHGEADDNTGTYPIQSERFYAALKGQGATVRLVFLPLEPHAYGALETKQHVLWEIDRWLNTYVRPVNPPAAHTGN from the coding sequence ATGAACCGCAGAATTGCTCTGGTGGCTGCTGCCACCATGATCGCCGCCGGTTACGCCACGGCCCAGACCGCCCTTCCCTACCAGAAGCCGCCTGCCGCCATCGAGCAACTGCTGGAGTCAGCGCCGACGCCTCAAGTGCAGCTCTCGCCCGACCGCAAGACCCTGCTCATCGAGCAGCCCGCCACCTTCCCCACCATTGCGGACGTCGCCCAGCCGCGTTACCGGCTCGCAGGCATCCGGTTCAATCCGTTGTCGAACGGCCCCAGCGTCGAGCGCTATGATGTCTCGCTAAAGCTGCAGTCCCTAGACGCAGCGGCAGCGAAGACCATCGCCGGGTTGCCCGCCAAACTGAAAGCCGTCGACGCGATCTGGGCTCCGGACTCCAAACACGCCGCCTTTGTGGCGCATGCCACGGCTCCCGCCAAGGGTCTCAACCTCTGGGTGATCGATGTCGCTACGGCCAGCGCCCATCGTGTCGGCACGATCAAGTTGAATGCCGTGCTCGGAACACCCTGCGCGTGGATGCCGGACTCTGCCTCACTGCTCTGCAAGACAGTCTCAGCCACACGCGGAGCCGCACCCAAAGTCAGCGACATACCCACCGGCCCCGATATCGAGGAGAGCCTGGGCAAGGTGAGCCCCGCACCGACCTATGAAGACATGCTGAAGACCACCACGGACGAGGCCATCTTCGAGTACTACGCCTCTGCCGATCTGACCGTGGTCTCACTGAGCGGTACCGCCAGGACCCTGCCAGCCAAGGGTCTGATCGAGCGTGCCACACCTTCACCGGACGGCCATTATGCCTTGGTCGCCATCGTGCACCGGCCCTTCAGCTATACCTTTCCCTATGAGCGATTCCCGCAGATCACGGAGATCCTGCCGCTGAAGCCGGGCCGCGTGAAGGTGCTGCTCGATCGCCCTGCGGTGGACAACCTGCCCATCTCGCGCGACGCCGTGGAACCCGGCCCGCGCGACTACCAGTGGCGCGCCGATGCACCGGCCACCGTCGTCTGGGTGGAAGCTGCAAACAACGGCCTGCCACTTCCCAAGGACGCCAAGGTCGCCGATACCCTCTACACGCTCCCGGCGCCGTTTGATGGCAAGGCCACCGTTCTGTACGAAGCACCCCTGCGCCTCTCACGCGGTGGCGGCTTTGGCGGAGCTCACGGGTTGGAGTGGGGCAACGACCACCTGGCGTTGGTGACCATGTCGCGCTTCTCGGACCGCAAGCAACTCACCGTCGCGATCGATCCCTCGTCTCCCGGTAAGACCGTGACAATCTATGCGGGTTCGTCGCAGGACCGCTATCACCAGCCGGGCTCTCCGGTGACCGAGTTGAATGCCGGCGGTCACCCGGTGCTGAAGCTGACCAGGGACGGTCAGGGCGTGTATTTCATCTCGCCGGGCGCGTCACCCAAGGGCGATCAGCCGTTCATCGCCATCATGCCGCTGACAGGGGACGCTGCCGGCAAGGAGAAGATCCTCTTCCGCTCGGCGGACCCTTACTACGACGAGCCCATCGGGCTACTGTCGGACGACAAGGTGCTGATCCGGCGCGAGAGCCAGACGCAGTCACCGAACTACTTTGTTGCGGCCTTCGATGGGTCAGCCCCTGCGCAGCTCACACACTTTCCCGGCCGCTATGACGGCATCAAGATGCCCACGCGCCAGTTCCTGAAGTACAAGCGTGCCGATGGCGTCGATCTGACGGCAACCCTGTGGCTACCGTACGGCTATGACAAGAGTCAGGGTCCGCTGCCGACTCTGATGGAGGCCTATCCGGCGGAGTTCACCTCGCGCGCTACCGCCAGCCAGGTGAGCGGCTCTCCCAATCGCTACCCGGTCTTCGGTGGCGGCTCGCACGTGTACATGGTGCAGGATGGCTATGCGATTCTCGATAGCGCAACCATCCCCATCATCGGCGAAGGAGGCAAGGAGCCGAACGATACTTATGTCGAGCAGCTGGTGGACGGAGCGAAAGCGGCCATCGATGAGGGCGTCAAGCTGAGTGTGGTTGACCCCAATCGCGTCGCCGTCATGGGACACAGCTACGGCGCCTTCATGACGGCTAACCTGCTGGCGCATTCCAACCTGTTCCGGGCGGGTATTGCGGAGAGCGGCGCATACAACCGCAGCTTGACTCCGTACGGCTTCCAGAACGAGGAGCGCACCTATTGGCAGGCCCCCGACCTCTACAACAAGATGTCGCCGTTCAGCTATGCCGACAAGATCAAGACACCGATTCTGCTCTTCCATGGCGAGGCCGACGACAACACCGGTACCTACCCCATCCAGAGCGAGCGCTTCTACGCGGCGCTGAAGGGCCAGGGTGCAACGGTGCGGCTGGTGTTCCTGCCGCTCGAACCGCACGCTTACGGCGCGCTGGAGACCAAACAGCACGTGCTGTGGGAGATCGATCGCTGGCTAAATACGTATGTGCGGCCAGTGAACCCACCGGCCGCACATACCGGAAACTAG
- a CDS encoding N-terminal phage integrase SAM-like domain-containing protein, which yields MTLRKFADEVWTPSVFPSLKLSTRLFYNHNLETHILPAFGDVPLRLLTRDAVQKWLHGKFSAGLSWNSVQHLRTSFWTLLAAEGWTN from the coding sequence ATGACGCTACGGAAATTTGCTGATGAGGTTTGGACGCCATCAGTTTTTCCTTCGCTGAAGCTATCCACCCGTCTTTTCTATAACCACAACCTTGAAACCCATATTCTGCCAGCCTTCGGGGACGTACCGCTTCGGCTTCTTACCCGGGATGCGGTGCAGAAATGGCTGCATGGAAAGTTCAGCGCAGGTCTGTCCTGGAACTCAGTCCAGCACCTTCGGACCTCGTTTTGGACCCTGCTTGCCGCTGAAGGATGGACGAACTGA
- a CDS encoding alpha/beta hydrolase-fold protein has translation MFRNTALTITLCCNAAVMLQAQSFRVHIPKDARPLQSGGERAAEPAPLDGRLLLLLSNDLGDEPRMQINDTPASQNIFGLTLNGARPGSEVTVDDSAAGYPHLHLSELPPGKYMVQAVLNLYETFHMGDGRTLKLAPDRGEGQHWNLAPGNLYSKPFPISIGANGKPVRDVDVTLTEVIPPITPIADSEFIRRLRIQSPLLTKFWGRPVYLSATVLVPAGFDQHPEARFPLMLFEDHFNDGFAEFRTTPPDPTLKPDYSERFHLAGYNRIQQQEAYKFYQTWIAKDFPRFLVVKIQTANPFYDDSYAVDSANLGPYGEAIETELLPMVEKQFHAIGQGWARFLYGGSTGGWEAMAAQVFYPDHYNGAFIACPDPVDFHAYTNIDLYRDANAYFTSGANKQIEQPSMRDYLGHTTITQRGVNQYEAALGDHGRSGEQYDIWQAVFSPIGPDGYPARIFDKQTGAIDPIVAKYWHDHYDLNAKLQREWPQLQPKLDGKLHVYVGSEDTYMLNDAVYLLQDFLDTANPPAHAEIAYGPRAEHCWNGDPKLPNAYSRLHYETMYVSKIMQRIQQTAPKGADLTSWRY, from the coding sequence GTGTTCCGTAATACCGCCCTCACGATCACGTTGTGTTGCAATGCCGCAGTGATGCTGCAGGCCCAAAGCTTTCGCGTGCACATTCCCAAGGACGCACGACCACTGCAGAGTGGTGGAGAGCGCGCAGCCGAGCCCGCTCCTCTGGATGGCCGCCTGTTGCTGCTGCTGTCGAACGACCTCGGCGACGAGCCGCGCATGCAGATCAACGACACACCGGCTTCGCAGAACATCTTCGGCCTTACGCTCAACGGTGCAAGGCCTGGCAGCGAGGTGACCGTGGACGACAGCGCCGCCGGTTACCCGCACCTGCACCTAAGCGAGCTGCCTCCTGGCAAGTACATGGTGCAAGCTGTGCTGAACCTCTATGAGACCTTTCATATGGGTGACGGCCGCACCTTGAAGCTTGCACCTGACCGTGGCGAAGGACAGCACTGGAATCTCGCTCCTGGCAACCTTTACAGCAAGCCTTTTCCGATCTCGATCGGCGCGAACGGTAAGCCTGTGCGCGACGTCGACGTCACGCTTACCGAGGTGATTCCGCCCATTACCCCGATCGCCGATTCGGAGTTCATCCGCCGTCTGCGTATCCAGTCACCGCTCCTGACAAAGTTCTGGGGCCGGCCTGTCTATCTCTCCGCCACGGTGCTCGTGCCCGCTGGCTTCGACCAGCATCCGGAGGCACGCTTCCCGCTGATGCTATTTGAAGACCACTTCAACGACGGCTTCGCGGAGTTCCGCACTACGCCTCCCGACCCGACTCTCAAGCCCGATTACTCCGAGCGCTTTCATCTCGCCGGTTATAACCGCATCCAGCAGCAGGAAGCCTACAAGTTCTATCAAACTTGGATCGCGAAGGACTTCCCACGTTTTCTCGTGGTCAAGATCCAGACCGCGAATCCGTTCTACGACGACAGCTATGCTGTCGATTCTGCGAACCTCGGTCCTTACGGCGAAGCCATCGAAACCGAGTTGCTGCCTATGGTCGAAAAGCAGTTCCACGCCATCGGACAGGGCTGGGCGCGCTTCCTCTATGGCGGCTCCACGGGGGGCTGGGAAGCTATGGCAGCGCAGGTCTTCTACCCCGACCACTACAACGGCGCCTTCATCGCCTGTCCGGATCCCGTGGACTTTCACGCTTATACCAACATCGACCTCTACCGCGATGCAAATGCGTACTTCACAAGCGGCGCAAACAAACAAATCGAGCAGCCGTCGATGCGTGACTATCTGGGCCACACCACCATCACGCAGCGCGGCGTGAACCAGTACGAGGCTGCGCTTGGCGACCACGGGCGCTCCGGCGAACAGTACGACATTTGGCAGGCAGTCTTCTCACCCATCGGTCCGGACGGTTATCCTGCGCGTATTTTCGATAAGCAGACCGGTGCAATCGATCCCATTGTTGCGAAATACTGGCACGATCACTACGATCTCAACGCGAAGCTCCAGCGCGAATGGCCGCAGCTGCAGCCGAAGTTGGACGGCAAGCTGCACGTCTACGTCGGCTCCGAAGACACCTACATGCTGAACGATGCGGTGTACCTGCTGCAAGACTTCCTCGATACTGCGAATCCACCTGCACATGCCGAGATCGCGTACGGGCCTCGCGCAGAACACTGCTGGAATGGTGACCCCAAGCTCCCGAATGCCTATAGCCGATTGCATTACGAGACTATGTACGTGTCAAAGATTATGCAGCGCATCCAGCAGACAGCTCCGAAGGGAGCAGACCTAACAAGCTGGCGATACTGA
- a CDS encoding serine/threonine protein kinase: protein MFFAEATPKKTKRRYELKEKLGEGGMGAVWRAFDTVLEIDVAMKVLLDVHDPNALRLFYEECEKQANLAHPNIVEIRDKGVLEDGSVRTPYIVMPLLRGMTLAALIRSNKHPLSTERCFDIIMQSSRGLQAAHDAGLLHRDIKPSNLFVLEDDSVKLLDFGVAHRLDLSITIGRTGTLLYMSPEQLAMKGLTRSSDVFSLGVVCYEVLTRRQPFLASSEDGVAEAIRSHHPPLPNSFNSEVSEAVSQVVCKAMAKNPAHRFASMREFSDALRRAQYDSSFTVFEPSRFEPRLAKVRTEFEEGNLQYAQELTEELLSEGYLVDALLALDTRVKAAVKQKTIERLMESARERKQDGEYRLALQRVSEVLDLESHHIEALVLRHEIETSRTEADILEWLKLGQQHLEKLHFSHAKQAAQRVLEAQPAEERALELLAQIERREHEVQRMREQKQAAYAVALEAEARNEITAALSNMRIVLELEKQAPDPSTPAQLATYESFYNKLHAEHEAIAASYAEAKQALERGDFALVDQLCDGFLTRMPQHTLFKALKFDVEERRRRAVSQRLLEVEEAIENEADLGKRVEMLEEAVSQNPGVSEFSRLLESNRQKLSLVEGIVNRARGLETRELYGEALVQWETLETIHPNFPRLQFEIQNLRLRRQLSERMQQKSRRLAEITGAAERGDLDESLRLLEQALDNLPDDSDLLELRPHLRQQRELAVRVEQLLADGRRAMGQGNIDLGLECLRAAYDLGSKVKHARTELVEGLLIAARASQDRPREACGYLEEILTLEPGNHAATGFLRFLQEQEEHTETDEALAQAQRLRTARDLSGAMDVLNHALVRYPQSTRLKQFLQNLDASRSERRGRDLNVLRRKRLEADSISDKKQLYATAASAEQIANSYQEDEEFQAESRMLKARLQTIVDVEPASPVTAPSPVLPVKPKAFVTPPVPARRSLLIVGAACASVVFLASLGLWAAHHKSSPKAQAPPIPASPSMVSVTIDAEPSGTMIRSGGKLLGVAGSGLNVSLPAGETTLDADLPGYVSQTQQIQLVPGSGTKIQFKLVPLADVFEVTGHGEMQLDGEKALAVYDAATPITLSAGEHTLTWKDADGSSVRLHMQVDPKGAATFSGWGDGQRAMAVSLIDGKAQVFAEKGSPVLLDGTHSGKLREDSLDLDLPYGRHSLYVGTYDQGVLAHLDSKPGRQLLVAFGGSNHPASLTDSASLKAVSDVDGVNVKLMRGRKMMQQGVIAGGHLDMNNLSAGKYVVIATLAGMATPFSQSIEVKPQQQMTLTLPFHKALGMIKAHAPTGAQITLDGVAAGQTGQDGTLLIDKVVQGSHSVVASIHGASLRQDVVIDDKNVAAVRDVYLEPAASTNGVLALQLTPAEAQVAVFGNNQKVPVSGNRFEVPAGRYRIEVSAFGYAPRAITIEVAANQTLPVSVTLAPANPLAGGPTLNGWDTAQWSLNPKTHTLTHGTTDIGFYAARPELGTYVFSGVLSRSLLLVWQKAQWVVGYHDPENYLLFTLSRDSLTVTSIIDGKKASAEQFPMHNKNTYQVMLHVGSDEISLSMWDGERWNAVHTWKAIKQDLNNGGFGFKEDVTLTGFSYSR, encoded by the coding sequence ATGTTTTTTGCAGAAGCTACTCCAAAGAAGACAAAACGGCGCTACGAGTTGAAAGAAAAGCTTGGCGAAGGCGGAATGGGCGCCGTCTGGCGGGCTTTTGATACGGTCCTCGAAATCGATGTGGCGATGAAGGTACTGCTCGATGTGCATGATCCCAATGCACTGCGACTCTTCTATGAAGAATGCGAGAAGCAGGCAAACCTGGCCCACCCAAACATTGTTGAAATCCGTGACAAGGGAGTTCTCGAAGACGGATCGGTACGTACTCCCTATATAGTCATGCCTCTGCTGCGAGGCATGACGCTGGCGGCCCTGATCCGCTCGAATAAACATCCACTCTCGACAGAGCGTTGCTTCGACATCATCATGCAGTCGAGTCGAGGATTGCAGGCTGCACATGACGCCGGGTTGCTGCATCGCGACATTAAGCCGAGCAACCTGTTTGTTCTGGAAGATGACTCAGTCAAGCTCCTGGACTTCGGTGTAGCGCATCGCCTGGATCTTAGCATTACGATTGGCCGCACGGGCACGCTGCTTTATATGTCTCCGGAGCAGTTGGCGATGAAGGGGCTTACGCGCTCCTCCGATGTCTTCTCGCTCGGCGTTGTCTGTTACGAGGTTCTGACGCGCCGGCAACCCTTCCTTGCATCGAGCGAAGATGGCGTTGCCGAGGCGATCCGTAGTCATCATCCGCCTCTGCCGAACTCGTTCAATAGCGAGGTGAGCGAAGCCGTGAGCCAGGTCGTATGCAAGGCGATGGCGAAGAATCCGGCACATCGGTTTGCCTCGATGCGCGAGTTCAGCGATGCGCTCCGTCGTGCTCAGTACGACTCGTCGTTTACAGTGTTCGAGCCAAGCCGGTTCGAACCGCGCCTTGCCAAGGTCCGCACTGAGTTTGAAGAGGGCAATCTGCAGTACGCGCAGGAATTAACAGAAGAGCTCCTCTCCGAGGGATACCTGGTCGACGCGTTACTCGCGCTCGATACACGGGTAAAAGCTGCTGTAAAGCAGAAGACTATCGAAAGGCTGATGGAAAGCGCGCGTGAGCGCAAACAGGATGGAGAGTACCGGCTTGCGCTGCAACGTGTGAGTGAGGTGCTTGATCTCGAGTCTCACCATATCGAAGCCCTCGTATTGCGTCACGAGATCGAAACGAGCCGTACCGAGGCGGACATTCTGGAGTGGCTCAAGCTCGGGCAGCAGCACCTTGAAAAGCTTCACTTCTCGCATGCCAAACAGGCGGCGCAGCGGGTCCTGGAGGCGCAGCCGGCTGAAGAGCGGGCGCTCGAGTTGTTGGCGCAGATCGAGAGGCGGGAGCATGAGGTGCAGCGGATGCGTGAGCAGAAGCAGGCCGCCTACGCCGTGGCGCTCGAAGCAGAGGCACGCAATGAGATCACTGCCGCTCTAAGCAACATGCGGATCGTGCTGGAGCTGGAAAAGCAGGCTCCCGATCCCAGCACGCCCGCGCAGCTTGCCACCTATGAGAGCTTCTACAACAAGCTGCATGCTGAGCACGAGGCCATTGCAGCGAGCTATGCGGAGGCCAAACAAGCGCTTGAGCGGGGAGATTTCGCTCTCGTCGATCAACTGTGCGATGGCTTTCTCACACGCATGCCGCAGCACACGCTCTTCAAGGCGCTCAAGTTTGACGTCGAAGAGCGACGGCGACGGGCTGTCTCACAGCGCCTGCTGGAGGTAGAGGAGGCCATCGAGAACGAAGCTGATCTGGGCAAACGGGTCGAGATGTTGGAAGAGGCGGTCAGCCAGAATCCGGGAGTCTCGGAGTTCTCCCGGCTGCTTGAGTCCAATCGTCAGAAGCTAAGCCTGGTGGAAGGCATCGTGAATCGGGCACGCGGACTCGAGACCCGAGAGCTGTATGGCGAAGCGCTGGTGCAGTGGGAGACCCTGGAGACCATCCATCCGAATTTTCCGCGCTTGCAGTTTGAGATCCAGAACCTGCGATTGCGCCGTCAGTTGAGCGAGCGGATGCAGCAGAAGAGTCGGCGGCTTGCCGAGATCACCGGCGCGGCAGAGCGTGGCGATCTCGATGAAAGCCTGCGACTGCTTGAACAGGCGTTGGACAACTTGCCTGACGATTCGGACCTGCTCGAACTGCGTCCTCACCTGCGGCAGCAGCGCGAACTCGCGGTCAGAGTGGAGCAGCTGCTGGCCGACGGGCGGCGAGCGATGGGGCAGGGGAATATCGATCTGGGACTCGAGTGCCTGCGTGCCGCTTACGATCTCGGCTCGAAGGTCAAGCACGCGAGAACGGAGTTGGTGGAAGGTCTTCTGATTGCAGCGCGTGCATCCCAGGATCGGCCGCGCGAGGCCTGTGGCTATCTCGAGGAGATACTGACTCTCGAACCTGGCAACCACGCGGCGACTGGATTCCTGCGCTTTCTGCAGGAGCAGGAAGAGCACACTGAAACAGATGAGGCCTTGGCGCAGGCGCAACGGCTGAGAACTGCGCGGGATCTTTCTGGGGCCATGGATGTTCTGAATCATGCTCTTGTGCGTTATCCGCAAAGTACCCGGTTGAAGCAATTTCTGCAAAATCTGGATGCAAGCCGCTCAGAGCGACGCGGACGTGACTTGAATGTTTTGCGAAGGAAGCGTCTTGAAGCGGACTCGATCAGTGATAAGAAACAGTTGTATGCTACTGCGGCAAGCGCCGAGCAGATCGCGAATAGCTACCAGGAAGACGAAGAGTTTCAGGCTGAGTCGCGGATGCTCAAAGCTCGCCTGCAGACGATCGTAGATGTCGAGCCAGCATCACCCGTGACGGCCCCTTCACCCGTTCTACCTGTGAAGCCTAAGGCTTTCGTGACTCCGCCAGTTCCTGCCCGGCGATCGCTGTTGATCGTGGGAGCTGCCTGCGCGAGTGTCGTATTTCTGGCATCGCTTGGTCTGTGGGCTGCTCATCACAAATCATCACCGAAGGCGCAGGCTCCGCCAATACCGGCGTCGCCGAGCATGGTGTCTGTAACGATTGACGCGGAACCTTCCGGGACGATGATTCGCAGTGGCGGCAAGCTACTTGGTGTTGCGGGATCGGGATTGAATGTGTCACTGCCCGCAGGCGAGACGACGCTCGATGCGGATCTCCCCGGCTACGTTTCGCAGACGCAGCAGATACAGCTTGTCCCAGGATCCGGCACCAAAATTCAGTTCAAACTGGTTCCGCTGGCAGACGTCTTTGAAGTGACTGGCCACGGGGAGATGCAACTGGATGGAGAGAAGGCGCTTGCGGTGTATGACGCGGCAACTCCGATCACGCTGAGTGCCGGAGAACACACTCTGACGTGGAAGGACGCGGATGGAAGCAGCGTCCGGCTGCACATGCAGGTAGACCCCAAGGGGGCGGCGACCTTCAGTGGCTGGGGTGACGGGCAACGCGCGATGGCCGTGAGTCTGATCGATGGAAAAGCCCAGGTATTTGCCGAGAAGGGCTCGCCCGTTCTTTTGGACGGTACGCATAGCGGCAAGCTTCGAGAAGACTCACTCGATTTGGATCTGCCGTACGGGCGGCATTCGCTTTATGTGGGTACGTACGACCAGGGTGTGCTAGCGCACCTCGATAGCAAGCCGGGGCGGCAACTCCTGGTTGCGTTCGGCGGTAGCAATCATCCTGCTTCACTGACGGATTCTGCTTCACTCAAGGCTGTTTCTGATGTGGATGGCGTCAACGTGAAGTTGATGCGCGGCAGGAAGATGATGCAGCAGGGCGTGATTGCCGGCGGACATCTGGATATGAATAACCTTTCTGCCGGCAAGTATGTGGTGATTGCCACCTTGGCGGGGATGGCTACGCCATTCAGCCAGTCGATTGAGGTGAAGCCGCAACAGCAGATGACACTCACCCTGCCTTTTCATAAGGCTCTCGGTATGATTAAGGCGCACGCCCCAACCGGTGCACAGATCACGCTGGATGGTGTGGCGGCCGGACAAACGGGGCAGGATGGCACACTCCTCATCGATAAAGTTGTGCAGGGTTCGCATTCCGTTGTGGCTAGTATTCACGGGGCCTCTCTCCGCCAGGATGTGGTGATCGACGATAAGAATGTGGCGGCTGTGCGGGATGTTTATCTCGAGCCTGCGGCGTCGACGAATGGTGTGTTGGCCTTGCAACTCACTCCGGCAGAGGCGCAGGTCGCTGTCTTCGGAAACAATCAGAAAGTACCGGTCAGCGGAAACAGGTTCGAAGTGCCGGCAGGCAGATACAGAATAGAGGTATCGGCTTTTGGCTATGCCCCACGGGCTATAACCATTGAGGTTGCTGCAAACCAAACCTTACCTGTGAGTGTGACACTCGCGCCTGCTAATCCGCTCGCCGGTGGTCCCACCCTCAACGGCTGGGACACTGCACAGTGGAGCCTCAATCCCAAGACGCACACGCTCACTCATGGTACTACTGACATCGGCTTCTACGCTGCCAGGCCTGAACTCGGCACCTATGTGTTCTCAGGTGTCTTGAGTCGTTCGTTGCTGCTCGTCTGGCAGAAGGCCCAGTGGGTGGTGGGATACCACGATCCGGAGAACTATCTGCTGTTTACACTCTCTCGCGATTCGCTGACCGTTACCTCCATCATCGACGGCAAAAAAGCGTCTGCCGAGCAATTCCCCATGCACAACAAGAACACCTATCAGGTGATGCTGCATGTAGGTTCCGACGAGATCTCCCTTTCGATGTGGGATGGAGAGCGTTGGAACGCCGTGCACACCTGGAAGGCCATAAAGCAGGATCTGAACAATGGTGGCTTCGGATTCAAAGAAGACGTGACTCTCACTGGCTTTTCGTACAGCCGCTAA
- a CDS encoding cytochrome D1 domain-containing protein, which produces MSLVVCLMGARAQSLLVVNQGDATVSVIDPQTGKQVATIEEHTPGVHGHEIAVSADGKTAFLPIYGSVGVGKPGIDGHEMLVLDLPSRRIIDHVEFGHGVRPHMPLLDEASGMLYVTTELDKTVTVIDPKTHRIVGTIPTGAEQSHMLILSHDGKTGYTANVGPGSVSVLDMRERKTLAVIPVAAEVQRIAISNDDKWVFTSDPKQPRMAVIDTSTHKVAKWIELPGMGYGAKPTTDGKWLLVAIPAAGKVAVVDLATMTVKNTVEVPLAPQEVVIRPDQKVAYVSCNTSGKVAAINLTTWKTDLIAAGPLADGMIWVPSRKGQPVR; this is translated from the coding sequence GTGAGTTTGGTCGTTTGCCTGATGGGCGCGCGGGCACAGTCTTTGCTGGTAGTGAACCAGGGAGACGCGACGGTCAGTGTAATCGACCCGCAGACAGGCAAACAGGTAGCCACCATCGAGGAGCACACGCCAGGGGTGCATGGGCATGAGATCGCTGTGTCGGCTGACGGCAAGACGGCTTTTCTGCCGATTTACGGAAGCGTCGGGGTGGGCAAACCGGGAATCGATGGACACGAGATGCTGGTTCTCGACTTGCCCTCGCGCAGGATCATCGACCATGTGGAGTTCGGTCATGGCGTGCGTCCGCACATGCCTTTGCTGGATGAAGCGAGCGGCATGCTGTATGTCACGACAGAATTGGATAAGACAGTGACGGTCATCGATCCGAAGACGCATCGCATAGTGGGTACGATTCCGACAGGGGCCGAACAATCCCACATGCTGATCCTGTCTCATGACGGGAAGACCGGGTATACCGCGAATGTAGGGCCAGGCAGTGTTTCGGTGCTGGACATGCGTGAACGCAAGACGCTGGCGGTGATCCCGGTGGCTGCGGAGGTGCAGCGGATTGCGATTTCGAACGACGACAAGTGGGTGTTTACCTCAGACCCGAAGCAACCGCGCATGGCGGTCATCGACACCTCGACACACAAGGTGGCGAAATGGATCGAGCTGCCGGGGATGGGATATGGAGCGAAGCCGACCACCGATGGCAAGTGGCTGCTGGTGGCAATCCCGGCGGCTGGCAAGGTTGCGGTGGTTGATCTGGCAACGATGACGGTGAAGAACACCGTGGAGGTTCCCCTGGCTCCGCAGGAGGTCGTGATCCGGCCGGACCAGAAGGTGGCTTATGTTTCGTGCAATACCAGCGGGAAGGTGGCTGCGATCAATCTCACGACGTGGAAGACGGATCTGATCGCGGCGGGACCGCTGGCGGATGGCATGATCTGGGTCCCTTCAAGGAAAGGCCAACCAGTCCGATAG